The Fluviicola sp. genome contains a region encoding:
- a CDS encoding response regulator transcription factor, protein MKVILADDHPIFRSGLKFLLESSFDHVEIQAYENGAQVMENIPLFNPDIVLLDIDMPVQNGLETCSIIQQQYPELAVIILSIHKTTDIIKLAFYNGARGYLIKDNTSEEIVECINWVLAGKTYLPLVLRNQHDKREIDPRMDLITDEINSLTPTELKVLKLVSKKYSSKEIANLLFVSPKSVENYRSRICKKLNLDARNNSLILWCMENKFLLDSDQLQ, encoded by the coding sequence ATGAAAGTAATTTTAGCAGACGATCATCCTATTTTCAGAAGCGGCTTGAAATTCCTGCTGGAGTCTTCATTCGACCACGTGGAAATCCAGGCCTATGAAAATGGCGCCCAGGTGATGGAAAATATTCCTTTGTTCAACCCGGATATTGTTTTGCTGGATATCGACATGCCTGTTCAGAACGGATTGGAAACCTGTTCCATCATTCAGCAACAATACCCGGAACTTGCCGTGATTATCCTTTCCATTCACAAAACCACCGACATTATCAAACTTGCCTTTTACAACGGCGCGAGGGGATATTTAATCAAAGACAATACATCGGAAGAAATCGTGGAATGTATCAACTGGGTATTGGCAGGAAAAACGTATTTGCCGCTTGTTCTGAGAAATCAGCACGACAAACGCGAAATTGATCCGCGTATGGACCTCATTACAGACGAGATCAATTCACTTACACCCACCGAATTAAAAGTTTTAAAGCTCGTCAGCAAAAAATACTCCAGCAAAGAAATCGCGAACCTGCTTTTCGTATCCCCGAAATCTGTTGAGAATTACCGCTCCCGGATCTGCAAAAAACTGAACCTGGACGCCCGGAATAACAGTTTGATATTATGGTGCATGGAAAATAAATTTCTATTGGATTCGGACCAACTTCAATAA
- a CDS encoding sensor histidine kinase — MPKRYLIVLLLLLVFKPANAQKTDLQKLEDLKLRIKQATYYDSATVFSLGKQCIQLAKKLRKENEIGYVYQYYGSFNYYANNLDQAKKYYAKSISVGEKTKDYKLINSTKIRLNFLTLDQDVLEAEDGFKELLKDAKKGNYIENQLEIYNGFGIMFEARLMYDKATESYLQGLRIAEKHHQKFATGYLLNNLALLKLKAKKYKEAKKDLERALILATETNQSRLRLNVLNNLGLVTREIKDFKGSIVHYQQTVADAKKIGFPAGIVAAYINLSSSYLDNKQLTEASKSSDSALAIVKTYRDPLFLINTYLIRGLVSTEQKDFATAKRCIDSVDLFLKSYNDPNFRKELIGLQSKLASAQGNFKQAYELERKFSSLSDSIREVSNENEQMRLQTIYGKERLENALTDSKQRNKILRTKSELKSANYRFTFLVILSLFLLVLAAIYIYNVQKSRKIKSVFSQKLIEQIDEERSRISKDLHDDIGQSLAVVKSKLNLFSTGKITQLDGVDSEIGDILEQTRVLSHQLHPTALEKIGLERALNSIIEKTQSGTDMVCNFDFNIEGKEVDLETSSQIYRIIQECISNTIKHARASALKVSVERKNGELVVQYRDNGIGISDSQDKLGLGLLTIRERTAIIGGRLDLKTGTNKGISLTITV; from the coding sequence ATGCCAAAACGATACTTGATCGTACTATTACTATTGTTGGTTTTTAAGCCTGCGAACGCTCAAAAAACTGACCTCCAAAAACTTGAAGATTTAAAGCTCCGAATCAAGCAGGCAACCTATTACGACAGCGCAACAGTGTTTTCACTCGGTAAGCAATGCATTCAGCTGGCTAAAAAGCTCCGGAAAGAAAATGAGATCGGCTATGTTTACCAGTATTACGGAAGCTTTAATTACTACGCCAATAACCTGGATCAAGCCAAAAAGTATTACGCCAAAAGTATTTCTGTCGGAGAAAAAACCAAAGATTACAAACTGATCAATTCGACCAAAATCAGGCTCAATTTTTTGACTTTGGACCAGGACGTTCTGGAAGCAGAAGACGGTTTTAAAGAACTGTTGAAAGACGCCAAAAAAGGCAATTACATTGAAAACCAGCTTGAAATTTACAATGGTTTCGGGATCATGTTCGAAGCCCGGCTCATGTACGACAAAGCCACCGAAAGTTACCTGCAGGGTTTGCGCATCGCTGAAAAGCATCACCAAAAATTCGCGACCGGTTACCTGCTCAATAACCTGGCATTACTCAAACTAAAGGCAAAAAAATACAAGGAAGCCAAAAAAGACCTGGAACGAGCCCTGATCCTGGCAACCGAAACCAATCAATCGCGCCTGCGCCTGAATGTTCTGAACAATCTTGGACTGGTTACACGCGAAATAAAAGATTTCAAAGGCTCCATTGTCCACTACCAGCAAACCGTTGCGGACGCTAAGAAAATAGGTTTCCCAGCAGGAATTGTCGCAGCTTATATCAATCTGTCTTCCTCTTACCTGGACAACAAACAATTGACCGAAGCATCCAAAAGCAGTGATTCCGCACTTGCTATTGTCAAAACCTACCGCGACCCGCTTTTCCTGATTAATACCTACCTGATCAGGGGATTGGTTTCCACCGAGCAAAAAGATTTTGCCACCGCCAAACGTTGTATTGATTCGGTAGACTTATTCCTGAAATCATACAACGACCCGAATTTCCGGAAGGAATTGATCGGATTGCAATCCAAACTGGCATCTGCTCAAGGAAATTTCAAACAGGCTTATGAACTGGAACGCAAATTCAGCAGTTTATCCGACAGTATTCGCGAAGTCTCGAATGAAAACGAACAGATGCGCTTACAGACTATCTACGGGAAGGAACGTCTTGAAAATGCACTCACGGATTCCAAACAGCGTAACAAAATTCTTCGTACCAAAAGCGAATTGAAATCGGCCAATTACCGTTTCACTTTCCTGGTCATTCTCTCCTTATTTTTGCTCGTCCTGGCAGCGATCTACATTTACAACGTGCAGAAATCCCGGAAAATAAAATCCGTTTTTTCGCAAAAATTAATTGAACAGATCGATGAAGAACGTTCGCGCATCTCCAAAGACCTGCACGACGATATCGGTCAAAGTCTGGCTGTTGTGAAATCCAAACTAAACCTGTTTTCCACCGGAAAAATTACGCAATTAGACGGTGTGGACAGCGAGATCGGCGACATCCTGGAACAAACGCGTGTATTGAGCCACCAGCTTCACCCGACGGCCCTGGAAAAAATAGGCCTGGAACGTGCACTGAATTCCATCATCGAGAAAACTCAGTCCGGAACAGACATGGTTTGTAATTTCGATTTCAATATTGAAGGAAAAGAGGTTGACCTGGAAACCAGTTCTCAGATTTACCGCATTATTCAGGAATGTATTTCCAACACCATCAAACATGCCCGCGCAAGCGCCTTGAAAGTAAGCGTGGAACGAAAAAATGGGGAACTGGTCGTACAATACCGCGACAATGGGATCGGCATTTCGGATTCCCAGGATAAATTGGGACTGGGACTTTTAACGATCCGGGAAAGAACAGCTATTATTGGCGGCAGGCTGGATTTAAAAACGGGCACTAACAAGGGAATTTCTCTCACAATAACTGTATAG
- the ftsA gene encoding cell division protein FtsA: protein MSAGKKIVVGLDIGTTKIACLVGTKNDHGKIEIISMGKSESLGVARGIVSNIEKTVQSIKAAVEEAQNRVDADLIIRVVNVGIAGQHIKSLQHRGIYTRNNPDTEISQKDINALIDDMYKLVMPPGEEIIHVLPQEYIVDNEQGIIDPVGMMGVRLEANFHIITGQINAAKNIKVCVDKSGLQVKDIILEPIASADAVLNDEEKEAGVVLVDIGGGTTDVAIFHEGVIRHTAVIPFGGNVITDDIKEGCTILRRHAEALKVKFGSALASESLETEVVCIPGLRGRDPKEITLRNLASIIQARMEEIIEHVHYEIVNSGYEKKMIAGIVVTGGGSQLKHITQLFEYMTGMTTRIGLPTEHLASTNTIEAITSPMYATGIGLVMKGFENDTTQKQVESPVTGQVKTHSTKTRGSFFDTLLTKSKNFFAEEE from the coding sequence ATGTCAGCGGGAAAAAAGATTGTAGTTGGATTGGATATCGGAACAACCAAAATTGCATGTTTGGTCGGAACGAAAAATGATCATGGGAAGATTGAAATTATTTCCATGGGGAAAAGCGAGTCGTTAGGTGTTGCCAGAGGAATCGTGTCCAATATTGAGAAAACGGTGCAATCCATCAAAGCGGCTGTTGAAGAAGCTCAAAACCGTGTGGACGCAGATTTGATCATTCGCGTAGTGAATGTGGGAATTGCAGGTCAGCACATCAAAAGTTTGCAGCACAGAGGGATTTACACCCGGAACAATCCGGATACGGAAATTTCTCAAAAGGATATCAATGCATTGATCGACGATATGTACAAGCTGGTAATGCCGCCGGGTGAAGAAATCATCCATGTATTGCCGCAGGAATACATTGTTGACAACGAGCAGGGAATCATCGATCCGGTTGGTATGATGGGTGTTCGCCTGGAAGCGAATTTCCACATCATCACAGGTCAGATCAATGCAGCGAAGAATATTAAAGTGTGTGTGGACAAATCAGGTTTACAGGTGAAAGATATCATCCTGGAGCCGATTGCTTCTGCAGATGCTGTTTTGAACGATGAAGAAAAAGAGGCCGGAGTTGTTTTGGTGGATATCGGTGGTGGAACAACCGACGTGGCTATTTTCCACGAAGGAGTAATCCGTCATACAGCCGTAATTCCTTTCGGTGGTAATGTAATTACGGATGATATCAAGGAAGGATGTACCATTCTTCGCCGTCACGCAGAAGCGTTGAAAGTGAAGTTCGGATCTGCTTTGGCATCTGAAAGTCTGGAAACAGAAGTGGTTTGCATCCCGGGATTGCGCGGAAGAGATCCGAAAGAGATTACACTGCGTAATTTGGCAAGCATCATTCAGGCACGTATGGAAGAGATTATCGAACACGTTCATTACGAAATCGTAAACTCCGGATACGAGAAGAAAATGATTGCCGGTATCGTTGTAACAGGTGGTGGGTCGCAATTGAAGCACATCACGCAGTTGTTCGAATACATGACCGGAATGACTACACGCATCGGTCTTCCGACAGAGCATTTGGCATCTACAAATACAATCGAAGCGATTACATCCCCGATGTATGCAACAGGTATCGGTTTGGTGATGAAAGGTTTTGAAAATGACACGACTCAGAAACAGGTTGAATCGCCTGTAACCGGTCAGGTAAAAACGCATTCTACCAAAACACGAGGAAGTTTCTTCGATACTTTGTTAACAAAGAGTAAAAATTTCTTCGCGGAAGAAGAGTAA